A single Lynx canadensis isolate LIC74 chromosome D2, mLynCan4.pri.v2, whole genome shotgun sequence DNA region contains:
- the ZNF488 gene encoding zinc finger protein 488, whose amino-acid sequence MAAGKGALQSSSAENTWRLSEADQGWSCKPVLLEKMNNLGSEAAMGGGGREETSAEVALSATPGKLRLGKPMAQKVCWEQGQSAFTEVPRLRKRLEGVQAKEREHDNPTGQPGPQKLTQDTPRDLADSKTSVWPSGARGEQKSAFSKPARCPAGRPGPTSVFQARGPADALGELLGLSNTVDVPCWDQLSNSKFLVGDFWNLQTLPQNAPLCSAFLGAPTLWLKHATAQMSTPSSSSSTATWALLPPTFTSLGLSTQNWCAKCNLSFRLTSDLVFHMRSHHKKEHVGPDLHSKKLREEALTCPICHEYFRERHHLSRHMTSHS is encoded by the coding sequence ATGGCTGCTGGGAAGGGTGCTCTGCAGAGCTCTTCGGCTGAAAACACGTGGAGGCTTAGTGAAGCTGACCAGGGCTGGAGCTGCAAGCCAGTGCTGCTGGAAAAAATGAACAACCTGGGCTCTGAGGCTGCCATGGGTGGTGGTGGCCGGGAGGAGACCTCTGCTGAGGTGGCACTGTCAGCAACCCCAGGAAAACTCAGACTGGGAAAGCCAATGGCCCAGAAGGTGTGCTGGGAACAGGGGCAGAGTGCTTTCACAGAGGTGCCTCGACTCAGGAAGAGGCTGGAGGGTGTGCAGGCCAAGGAGAGGGAGCATGATAACCCCACAGGCCAGCCTGGTCCCCAGAAGCTGACCCAGGACACCCCCAGGGACCTGGCTGACAGCAAGACCTCTGTGTGGCCCAGTGGAGCCCGAGGGGAGCAGAAAAGCGCCTTCAGCAAACCAGCCAGGTGTCCAGCAGGGAGACCTGGGCCAACCTCCGTCTTCCAGGCACGTGGACCTGCAGATGCCCTTGGGGAGCTGTTGGGACTCAGCAACACGGTAGACGTCCCTTGTTGGGATCAGCTTTCGAATTCTAAGTTTTTGGTGGGTGATTTCTGGAACCTGCAGACGTTGCCACAAAATGCTCCTCTCTGCAGTGCTTTCCTGGGGGCCCCCACACTGTGGCTAAAGCATGCCACAGCCCAGATGTCCACACCATCATCATCCTCTTCCACTGCCACTTGGGCCCTGCTGCCACCTACGTTCACCTCCCTGGGCCTGTCCACCCAGAACTGGTGTGCAAAATGCAACCTCTCCTTTCGCCTGACCTCCGACCTGGTCTTCCACATGCGGTCCCACCACAAAAAGGAACATGTGGGGCCTGACTTACATTCTAAGAAGCTGAGAGAAGAGGCCCTCACGTGTCCCATTTGCCATGAGTATTTCCGGGAGCGCCACCATCTCTCCAGGCACATGACTTCTCACAGTTAG